Proteins from a single region of Theobroma cacao cultivar B97-61/B2 chromosome 10, Criollo_cocoa_genome_V2, whole genome shotgun sequence:
- the LOC18585813 gene encoding non-classical arabinogalactan protein 30 — MASSHLAVFISSLLLLPLAFPSIAAAYGDTLQGKKTEVVVEGVVYCQSCDNYGSWSLSKAEPIASAKVSVICRNDMDQVSFYKAFETDGNGYFFAELEGFQMSHSLLDHPLQSCRVKLVSSPLENCNLLSNVNYGLNGSPLRYENKRLHRKDYEVVVYAAGPLAFRPAHCPAPTNY; from the coding sequence ATGGCTAGCAGTCACCTGGCGGTTTTCATCTCATCGCTGTTGCTGCTCCCCCTGGCCTTCCCCTCCATAGCTGCTGCTTATGGAGACACCCTGCAAGGGAAGAAAACTGAGGTAGTTGTGGAAGGAGTGGTCTACTGCCAGAGCTGTGATAACTATGGATCATGGTCCTTGTCGAAAGCAGAACCGATCGCTTCAGCTAAAGTTAGTGTCATCTGCAGAAACGACATGGACCAAGTTAGCTTCTACAAGGCTTTTGAAACAGACGGGAACGGCTACTTCTTTGCTGAGCTCGAAGGGTTCCAAATGAGCCATTCTCTCTTGGACCATCCCCTCCAATCTTGCCGAGTCAAGCTCGTTTCATCGCCTCTCGAGAACTGCAACCTCCTGTCTAACGTTAACTACGGGCTTAATGGCTCTCCACTTCGTTACGAAAACAAGAGACTGCACCGAAAGGATTACGAGGTTGTGGTCTATGCTGCAGGTCCCTTGGCTTTCCGACCAGCTCATTGCCCTGCCCCAACCAACTATTAA
- the LOC18585814 gene encoding probable inactive serine/threonine-protein kinase bub1 isoform X1: MAEKNETMYRNLFSSVISEIKSYSGKDPLLPWLRGIKKMKESLPPEILNEKLPRFLQKCTQTFESDRRYRNDLRYLRVWLQLMDFVDEPRLLLRRMEMNHIGTKRSLYYQAYALYYEKIKKFDEAETMYHLGVQNLAEPVDELQKSYEQFLNRMERHKKKKIQRQEGRTARRPLQCSQSKENSEGICIVEDKHKWSSALHDGISKKRALTERELDEPRRIRNDDTVGVKFVDTAIVGKSEAEDACHHGLVDPTINMKEAMNAINSMFREPLETAPIGRRSHRRQQKEDCSLNSGFRVFDANLDSGINSSIQPEEKGQKGKARTCQAQEDSFKIYVDDEEDSEAGEGNDEKDNLEQIEVQNSKGDSMSSASHLNMFVFPCPNDSPESSDDVDAQSSRQPKLREDTVVHRFVGSTISDEPVVENVCHHGLVDPTINLKEAMQDINSMFGKPIDFVRAKRKKQEKAPVNKNQDVGGFSILPDDELENQERLPPSKSSAKLSDCDLFEPTVFTKEAMDDINKMFGMPLDF; encoded by the exons ATGGCAGAAAAGAACGAGACAATGTACAGAAATCTCTTCTCTTCAGTAATATCCGAGATCAAATCTTACTCTGGCAAAGATCCTCTTCTCCCATGGCTTCG AGGgattaagaaaatgaaagagtCACTTCCACCTGAGATTTTGAATGAGAAGCTACCTCGATTTTTGCAGAAATGCACCCAAACATTCGAATCCGATCGCCGTTACCGTAACGATTTACGGTACCTCCGCGTTTGGTTACAATTG ATGGATTTTGTGGATGAACCGAGGTTGCTGTTGAGAAGAATGGAGATGAATCAcatagggacaaaacggtcttTGTACTACCAGGCATATGCTCTTTACTATGAGAAGatcaagaaatttgatgagGCTGAGACAATGTACCATTTGGGTGTTCAAAA CCTTGCAGAACCAGTTGATGAGTTGCAAAAATCATATGAGCAATTCCTGAATCGAATGGAGAGAcataagaagaagaaaatccaG CGCCAGGAAGGGAGAACTGCTAGGAGGCCTCTCCAATGCAGCCAATCAAAAGAAAACAGTGAAGGCATATGCATAGTTGAGGATAAGCATAAGTGGTCTTCAGCATTACATGATGGTATATCGAAGAAGAGAGCTTTAACGGAAAGAGAGTTGGATGAACCAAGGAGAATTCGGAATGATGATACGGTTGGGGTGAAGTTTGTTGATACTGCTATTGTTGGTAAATCTGAAGCAGAAGATGCCTGCCATCATGGACTGGTGGATCCTACAATAAACATGAAGGAGGCAATGAATGCAATTAACAGCATGTTTCGAGAGCCTTTGGAGACAGCTCCTATTGGGAGGAGATCACACCGAAGGCAACAGAAAGAAGATTGTAGTTTGAACTCTGGATTTAGGGTGTTTGATGCAAATTTGGATAGTGGAATCAACTCATCAATTCAACCTGAAGAAAAGGGGCAAAAGGGTAAAGCTCGAACTTGTCAGGCTCAGGAggattcatttaaaatatatgttgACGATGAAGAAGATAGTGAGGCTGGGGAAGGAAATGATGAGAAAGATAACTTAGAACAGATTGAGGTTCAAAATTCGAAAGGGGATTCTATGTCATCTGCTTCACATCTAAATATGTTTGTGTTTCCCTGTCCTAATGATTCTCCTGAAAGTTCAGATGATGTTGATGCACAAAGTTCGCGACAACCAAAGCTTAGAGAGGATACAGTGGTTCACAGATTTGTTGGTTCGACCATTTCAGATGAGCCAGTGGTAGAAAACGTTTGCCACCATGGCTTAGTCGATCCCACCATTAACTTGAAGGAGGCTATGCAAGATATCAACAGCATGTTTGGGAAGCCAATAGATTTTGTAAGggcaaagagaaagaagcaGGAAAAAGCACCAGTTAATAAGAATCAAGATGTTGGTGGGTTTTCTATACTTCCTGATGATGAATTGGAAAATCAAGAACGCCTGCCCCCTTCAAAATCATCTGCCAAGTTAAGTGATTGTGATTTATTTGAGCCAACTGTGTTTACAAAAGAAGCAATGGATGATATAAATAAGATGTTTGGAATGCCACTGGACTTCTAG
- the LOC18585814 gene encoding probable inactive serine/threonine-protein kinase bub1 isoform X2, with protein sequence MAEKNETMYRNLFSSVISEIKSYSGKDPLLPWLRGIKKMKESLPPEILNEKLPRFLQKCTQTFESDRRYRNDLRYLRVWLQLMDFVDEPRLLLRRMEMNHIGTKRSLYYQAYALYYEKIKKFDEAETMYHLGVQNLAEPVDELQKSYEQFLNRMERHKKKKIQEGRTARRPLQCSQSKENSEGICIVEDKHKWSSALHDGISKKRALTERELDEPRRIRNDDTVGVKFVDTAIVGKSEAEDACHHGLVDPTINMKEAMNAINSMFREPLETAPIGRRSHRRQQKEDCSLNSGFRVFDANLDSGINSSIQPEEKGQKGKARTCQAQEDSFKIYVDDEEDSEAGEGNDEKDNLEQIEVQNSKGDSMSSASHLNMFVFPCPNDSPESSDDVDAQSSRQPKLREDTVVHRFVGSTISDEPVVENVCHHGLVDPTINLKEAMQDINSMFGKPIDFVRAKRKKQEKAPVNKNQDVGGFSILPDDELENQERLPPSKSSAKLSDCDLFEPTVFTKEAMDDINKMFGMPLDF encoded by the exons ATGGCAGAAAAGAACGAGACAATGTACAGAAATCTCTTCTCTTCAGTAATATCCGAGATCAAATCTTACTCTGGCAAAGATCCTCTTCTCCCATGGCTTCG AGGgattaagaaaatgaaagagtCACTTCCACCTGAGATTTTGAATGAGAAGCTACCTCGATTTTTGCAGAAATGCACCCAAACATTCGAATCCGATCGCCGTTACCGTAACGATTTACGGTACCTCCGCGTTTGGTTACAATTG ATGGATTTTGTGGATGAACCGAGGTTGCTGTTGAGAAGAATGGAGATGAATCAcatagggacaaaacggtcttTGTACTACCAGGCATATGCTCTTTACTATGAGAAGatcaagaaatttgatgagGCTGAGACAATGTACCATTTGGGTGTTCAAAA CCTTGCAGAACCAGTTGATGAGTTGCAAAAATCATATGAGCAATTCCTGAATCGAATGGAGAGAcataagaagaagaaaatccaG GAAGGGAGAACTGCTAGGAGGCCTCTCCAATGCAGCCAATCAAAAGAAAACAGTGAAGGCATATGCATAGTTGAGGATAAGCATAAGTGGTCTTCAGCATTACATGATGGTATATCGAAGAAGAGAGCTTTAACGGAAAGAGAGTTGGATGAACCAAGGAGAATTCGGAATGATGATACGGTTGGGGTGAAGTTTGTTGATACTGCTATTGTTGGTAAATCTGAAGCAGAAGATGCCTGCCATCATGGACTGGTGGATCCTACAATAAACATGAAGGAGGCAATGAATGCAATTAACAGCATGTTTCGAGAGCCTTTGGAGACAGCTCCTATTGGGAGGAGATCACACCGAAGGCAACAGAAAGAAGATTGTAGTTTGAACTCTGGATTTAGGGTGTTTGATGCAAATTTGGATAGTGGAATCAACTCATCAATTCAACCTGAAGAAAAGGGGCAAAAGGGTAAAGCTCGAACTTGTCAGGCTCAGGAggattcatttaaaatatatgttgACGATGAAGAAGATAGTGAGGCTGGGGAAGGAAATGATGAGAAAGATAACTTAGAACAGATTGAGGTTCAAAATTCGAAAGGGGATTCTATGTCATCTGCTTCACATCTAAATATGTTTGTGTTTCCCTGTCCTAATGATTCTCCTGAAAGTTCAGATGATGTTGATGCACAAAGTTCGCGACAACCAAAGCTTAGAGAGGATACAGTGGTTCACAGATTTGTTGGTTCGACCATTTCAGATGAGCCAGTGGTAGAAAACGTTTGCCACCATGGCTTAGTCGATCCCACCATTAACTTGAAGGAGGCTATGCAAGATATCAACAGCATGTTTGGGAAGCCAATAGATTTTGTAAGggcaaagagaaagaagcaGGAAAAAGCACCAGTTAATAAGAATCAAGATGTTGGTGGGTTTTCTATACTTCCTGATGATGAATTGGAAAATCAAGAACGCCTGCCCCCTTCAAAATCATCTGCCAAGTTAAGTGATTGTGATTTATTTGAGCCAACTGTGTTTACAAAAGAAGCAATGGATGATATAAATAAGATGTTTGGAATGCCACTGGACTTCTAG
- the LOC18585812 gene encoding probable inactive receptor-like protein kinase At3g56050, whose amino-acid sequence MMNKNWKFVRLRQEFGVGVVLFLLCQSLVCRSLNEEGLALLRLKERVVNDPFGAFSDWKEEDGLFDHCSWFGVECSDGKVVVLNLKDLCLEGTLAPELGTLIHIKSIILRNNLFTGIIPEEIGELKKLEVLDLGYNNFSGPVPPELGSNLSLMILLLDDNELLISSFSPEIAELQKLSETQVDENQLSITAKSSCKKRFNTWNIGQSEDAVQRRLLLAAAAPSPEGPPSFSFSKIPPQPHAPQIGPHPASAETSPNSTYNRDDPHKRRSSAQAPAPSENNTGSPNASDPSSSGSKPTSSHSNSNQRPTIIAGAIGGAIFLLILIVGTYLFEASKVSTVKPWATGLSGQLQKAFVTGVPKLKRSELEGACEDFSNVIGSSTIGTVYKGTLSNGVEIAVASVPVKSAKDWSKPLETQFRKKIDTLSKVNHKNFVNLLGYCEEEEPFTRMMVFEYAPNGTLFEHLHIKESEHLDWPMRLRIIMGMAYCLEHMHQLNPPIPHNNLSSSAVNLTEDYAAKMSDPCFWNEITAAEREADRTNLEDPPLSSLESNVYTLGVLLFEILTGRMPYLVDNGSLEDWASDYLRRKQALIEMVDPTLNSFDRDQLEELGKVIKSCVHPEPRCRPDMKEVSARLREITAITPDSAIPKLSPLWWAELEIMSAETS is encoded by the exons ATGATGAACAAGAACTGGAAGTTTGTAAGATTAAGACAAGAGTTTGGAGTTGGTGTTGTGTTGTTTTTGTTATGTCAAAGTTTGGTTTGTCGGTCGTTGAATGAAGAag GATTGGCGTTGTTGAGATTGAAAGAAAGAGTTGTGAATGATCCGTTTGGTGCTTTTTCGGATTGGAAGGAAGAAGATGGACTGTTTGACCATTGTTCTTGGTTTGGTGTCGAGTGCTCTGATGGCAAAGTTGTTGTTCT GAACTTGAAAGATCTTTGTCTTGAAGGAACATTGGCACCTGAGCTTGGAACTCTAATTCACATTAAGTCTAT TATTCTGCGGAACAACTTGTTTACTGGGATCATCCCTGAAGAGATTGGAGAACTGAAGAAATTAGAGGTGCTGGACTTGGGATACAATAACTTCAGTGGACCAGTTCCACCTGAACTTGGCAGCAATCTCTCACTGATGATCCT TTTACTGGACGATAATGAGCTTCTGATCAGTAGTTTCTCTCCCGAGATTGCTGAACTTCAGAAGCTTTCGGAAACTCAAGTGGATGAAAACCAACTATCTATCACGGCTAAATCATCCTGCAAGAAAAGATTCAACACATG GAACATTGGCCAATCTGAAGATGCAGTGCAGAGGAGACTTCTGCTAGCAGCAGCTGCCCCTTCACCAGAGGGACCACCATCTTttagcttttcaaaaatacctCCTCAGCCTCATGCACCTCAAATTGGACCTCATCCTGCATCTGCTGAAACTTCCCCAAATAGTACTTATAACAGAGATGATCCTCATAAACGACGTTCTTCTGCTCAAGCTCCTGCTCCATCAGAAAATAATACAGGATCACCTAATGCTTCTGATCCATCCTCTTCAGGAAGCAAACCTACAAGTTCTCATTCTAATTCAAATCAGCGGCCTACAATAATAGCAGGAGCCATAGGGGGTGCCATATTTCTTCTCATATTAATCGTTGGTACCTATCTCTTTGAAGCTTCTAAGGTATCTACTGTGAAACCTTGGGCTACAGGGCTAAGCGGACAGCTTCAGAAAGCATTTGTAACTG GTGTACCAAAGCTGAAGAGATCAGAGCTTGAAGGAGCCTGTGAAGATTTCAGCAATGTGATTGGTTCTTCAACAATTGGCACTGTGTACAAAGGGACATTGTCTAATGGGGTCGAAATAGCCGTGGCCTCTGTCCCAGTGAAATCTGCCAAAGATTGGTCAAAGCCTTTAGAAACACAGTTCAGGAAGAAG ATCGACACATTATCAAAAGTGAACCACAAAAATTTTGTCAACCTTCTCGGTTATTGTGAGGAAGAGGAGCCTTTTACTAGGATGATGGTTTTTGAATATGCTCCAAATGGGACACTCTTTGAGCATTTACACA TTAAAGAATCCGAGCACTTGGACTGGCCAATGAGGTTGAGAATCATAATGGGCATGGCTTACTGCCTTGAGCATATGCACCAGCTGAACCCACCCATTCCCCACAACAACCTGTCCTCCTCTGCTGTCAATCTAACAGAAGACTATGCGGCAAAAATGTCAGACCCCTGTTTCTGGAATGAGATAACTGCAGCAGAGAGGGAAGCAGACAGAACAAACCTTGAAGATCCACCACTATCAAGCCTGGAAAGCAATGTTTATACCTTGGGCGTATTgttatttgaaatattaacgGGTAGGATGCCTTACTTGGTGGATAACGGTTCACTTGAAGACTGGGCATCAGACTATTTGAGAAGGAAGCAAGCCCTCATAGAGATGGTTGATCCAACTCTAAACTCTTTTGACAGGGATCAACTTGAGGAACTCGGGAAGGTCATAAAATCTTGTGTCCACCCTGAACCTAGATGTAGACCAGATATGAAAGAAGTCAGTGCAAGATTGAGAGAGATCACTGCAATCACACCTGATAGTGCAATCCCAAAACTTTCTCCTCTTTGGTGGGCAGAGCTCGAGATCATGTCTGCCGAAACAAGCTAG